AGACGCTCCACCGCGCCGAGGAGACCATCGTTAAGAGCTTCCTCGAGGACATTCCTGACTCCGACGACCTCAATCCGCTCGAAGAAGAGCTCGCGACCGCGTGATCGCGAGACGCTGTTCTACTCCTGACGCTTCGCAAGTACCAGCAGTGCGGTGCTATCTTCGACGGCCTCCGGCGAGACGTACTGGTCGCCGTCGAACCGAACGACGGTTCCCTCGGTGACGTCGTACTCCTCCTCGCCGAGGGTCACCGTGAGCCGCCCCTCGAGCAGGTGCAACACGATCTCCCGATCGGGGTGCTGGTGCGGGGCGACGCAGTTTCCTGCCTCGAGCGTCAG
The sequence above is drawn from the Natrononativus amylolyticus genome and encodes:
- a CDS encoding cupin domain-containing protein; amino-acid sequence: MTTQTHAAETTEVASLDDLEGRPHARLFDGEPQTIRLTLEAGNCVAPHQHPDREIVLHLLEGRLTVTLGEEEYDVTEGTVVRFDGDQYVSPEAVEDSTALLVLAKRQE